A region of Lycium barbarum isolate Lr01 chromosome 1, ASM1917538v2, whole genome shotgun sequence DNA encodes the following proteins:
- the LOC132612784 gene encoding secreted RxLR effector protein 161-like, which produces MDDSKEIDTPVDIATKLTLDESGTPVEQKLYKGMIGSLLYLTTSRPDIAFSVGLCARFQSNPKESHLKTIKRILRYLKGTSELGLWYPRGSNFNLVGYADADYAWCMVDRESTIRMAHFMGSCLISWATKKQNSVALSHY; this is translated from the coding sequence ATGGACGACTCCAAGGAAATTGATACTCCTGTTGATATTGCAACAAAGCTCACCTTAGATGAATCAGGTACACCGGTTGAGCAGAAACTTTACAAAGGCATGATTGGCTCTCTCTTATACCTCACAACTAgtagacctgacatagcatttagTGTGGGATTGTGTGCAAGATTTCAGTCTAATCCTAAGGAGTCCCATTTAAAAACGATAAAAAGGATTTTGAGATACTTAAAAGGAACAAGCGAACTAGGCCTATGGTACCCGAGAGGCAGCAATTTCAACCTGGTAGGATATGCTGATGCTGACTATGCTTGGTGTATGGTGGATAGAGAAAGCACTATTAGAATGGCACATTTTATGGGGTCATGCTTGATCTCTTGGGCAACAAAGAAACAAAACTCTGTGGCACTGTCCCATTACTAA